A section of the Hevea brasiliensis isolate MT/VB/25A 57/8 chromosome 17, ASM3005281v1, whole genome shotgun sequence genome encodes:
- the LOC110643067 gene encoding calmodulin: MTEQLSEEQIAEFKEGFSLFDKDGDGCITTKELGSVMRSLGQNPTESELQDMINEVDADQNGTIDFPEFLNLMARKMKDTDSEEELKEAFKVFDKDQNGFISAAELRHVMTNLGEKLSDEEVDEMIREADIDGDGQVNYEEFVRMVLAK, encoded by the exons ATGACAGAGCAACTTTCAGAGGAACAGATAGCCGAATTCAAGGAGGGATTCAGCCTCTTTGACAAAGACGGCGAtg GCTGTATCACTACCAAAGAGCTAGGGTCAGTAATGAGATCTCTTGGACAAAACCCCACTGAATCTGAATTGCAAGATATGATCAATGAAGTCGATGCTGATCAAAATGGCACAATTGATTTCCCTGAGTTCTTGAATTTGATGGCTAGGAAAATGAAG GATACTGACTCTGAGGAGGAACTTAAAGAAGCTTTCAAAGTGTTTGATAAAGATCAGAATGGCTTTATTTCCGCTGCTGAG CTAAGGCATGTGATGACAAATCTTGGAGAGAAATTATCAGATGAAGAAGTGGATGAGATGATCCGAGAAGCTGATATTGATGGTGATGGCCAGGTAAACTATGAGGAGTTTGTTAGGATGGTGCTAGCAAAGTGA